The DNA region TGGCAGCCGATGATGGATTATCTCAGTAACCGGCTGCCGGGAAATCGTTTCGAAGTGGTGCCGCTGAATTTTACCCAGATGGACCAGCAACTGCTGGATCACCGTATTCAGTTTATTGTCACCAATCCCGGCCAGTACCTCAGCCTCAGCAACCAATTACCTTTGTCTTGGTTGGCCACCATGCGTAGCCGTAAACATAACGGCGCAACTTATGCCATTGGCTCCACCATTATTGTCAGTGCTAGCAGCCCGATTACTCGCTTGGAGGATCTGCGCGGAGCCTCTGTGGTGGGCAGCGATCCCCAGGCGCTCGGAGGCTATCAGGCGGCGGTGGGGCTGCTTAATCGGCGCGGCATTGAAGCCCGCTCTTTTTTGGTGACATCCATTTCCTAGGTTTCCCACTGGAGCCCTTGGTGTATCAGGTGCGTGACGGTACGGTTGATGCTGCCATCACGCCTTACTGTACTTTAGAAGAGATGGTCGATGGGGGCTTGGTGAAACGTGAAGATTTCCGGGTGATCAATCGCCAGCGCTCAGAAGGTTATGATTGCGATGCCAGCACTCCGCTGTATCCCAACTGGTCTTTTGCCGCCTCAGATCAAGTACCTAGCCACATCACGCAAGCCATCACGCAAGCATTGTTTGAATTGCCCGCCGATTCGGAGGCCGCTATCCGTGCCGACCTTATGGGCTGGACTGCACCAGTGAGCCAACTGGCGGTGATCAAACTGTATGACGAACTGCAACTGCATGGTGGGCCGCCCCTTTGTACGATGCGGCTCGCAAGTGGTTTCGCTTGCATCGGGATCTGGCCATGCTGCTGTTGGCGATTTTCTTTTTGGCACCGCTATACCATTTATGGCTGGAATATAAAATTCGCCAGAAAAACGAGTTTTTGCTGCTGACCGAACGGCAACTCAAGGATAAAGAGCTGCAACTGGAACGGATGCAGAGTGCCGCCATTGTTGGGGAAATAGGGGCGGGCTTGGCCCACGAACTCAACCAACCTATCGCGGCGATTACTCAGTACAGTGAAGGCGCCTTAATGGCGTTGGAACGGCTTGGACAACATGACCCAGATCACCAGCAACTGCATGATGTGCTGACGAAAATCTATAACCAGTCGATGCGCGCTGGTGGGGTAGTACATCGTATTCGTGGACTGTTGCGGCGTCGCCGTAATGGCAACGTGCCACTGTTGATCTTACCGTTATTGCAAGAAGCGCTGGCGCTGTTTCAGCGCGCAATGGCGCAGCAGCAAGTCGCAATGCAACTGCACATCAACGGCGATGAGCAAGCCATATTGGGTGATAGCGTCGGACTGAGTCAGGTGCTGGTGAATCTGCTGAAAAATGCCTTGGACGCCATGGAAAATAGCCGCGAGCGGCAGCTACACATTAGCATCGATTATCAGGCATTTCCGAGCGAGCGGGAGCAGGCATTGCAGCAGCCTTGGTTATTGTTGGAAGTGAAAGATACTGGCAGTGGCTTAACGGCGCCGGTTAGCCAGTTAATGGAATCTTTTGCCACCACCAAGGAACATGGCCTTGGCTTGGGGCTCGCTATCTGCCGAGAAGTCATGACCGAACACCAAGGGATACTGCAACTGGAAAACCGTCTTGACCGCCAAGGATGCCGGGCGCGGTTGTGGCTGCCATACCAGCGCAACTAACCATTAGCGGATAGTTTGGATCAGTTCCCAGCGGCTGCGACAAAATTCCACTATCAGGCCAGCCAGTAGTCCGGCGGCCGGATTAACCGTCAAGCTGACAATGGCCGTGGCAGCGATGACCGCCATGCAGAATGGCCGACCATCCAGTAGCCGTTTTGACCAAGCCAATTGCAAGCCAGCAATCGACAGCAAACTGCCAAGAATTGCCATCGGGATCAGACTCAGTAGCCAAGCGACAGACTCGCCCCAGCTCAGGGCAATCGCGACACAACTGAGGCCAAAGATTAACGGTGCCCACATCCGCCGTGCGCCAAAATGATATTGCACGGCCAAACCTCCCGCACCGTGACACATGGCAATGGCGCCTAATGGTGCCAACAACAGATTGGCCAGCCCAGAACTGGTGGCAAAGGCTTTGGGCGTGAAGCGCTCGGCTTCTTCAGGGAATTTTTCCTTAGCCACGGCTGATGTGGCAATCACCGCATTGGTCAGTGTCATCGCCAACTGTGGGAGTACCAGCAACGTGAGAGCTTGCGACCACTCTGCGGCTAACGGCCAGTGGAGTTGCCACGGAGTCTGATTAAAGTGAAAACTGGCTACATCGCCGCCATGCTGATATTGCCACCACATTCCGGCAACCAATACCAGCGGCATGGAGACATAACGCAGCGGCATAAAACGGCACAGGAAAATCAACGCAAATGCGCCAAAACCTATGAGGGGCGTAACCGCCATCATCTTACCGCCCATCAACAGCAGTTGGATGCCGATGGCAAACTGGATCCCTACGCTGATGGCCTGGGAAATCTGCCGAGATAGCCAGGTAATGGCACCACTG from Shewanella dokdonensis includes:
- a CDS encoding putative sulfate/molybdate transporter translates to MTPSSPVSVNFNRTLGEFSGAFADLGTFLPLVLGLIALNQFSPQGIFFGFGIFALAVALFYRRPIPIQPMKVISALVIAQGLTPGIMQASGILMGAILLLLAYSGAITWLSRQISQAISVGIQFAIGIQLLLMGGKMMAVTPLIGFGAFALIFLCRFMPLRYVSMPLVLVAGMWWQYQHGGDVASFHFNQTPWQLHWPLAAEWSQALTLLVLPQLAMTLTNAVIATSAVAKEKFPEEAERFTPKAFATSSGLANLLLAPLGAIAMCHGAGGLAVQYHFGARRMWAPLIFGLSCVAIALSWGESVAWLLSLIPMAILGSLLSIAGLQLAWSKRLLDGRPFCMAVIAATAIVSLTVNPAAGLLAGLIVEFCRSRWELIQTIR